The following proteins come from a genomic window of Carcharodon carcharias isolate sCarCar2 chromosome 10, sCarCar2.pri, whole genome shotgun sequence:
- the chst1 gene encoding carbohydrate sulfotransferase 1, which produces MTGHKSTAMECSWKAVLLLVVASLAIQYTAIRTFIAKPFTICRVPKHTGCGPSLAASCDPQPQPVTHILILATTRSGSSFIGQLLNQHSDIFYLFEPLYHVQTTLINTSLRSRHPSSPAADGRRLLLGAYRDLLRSLFNCQLHDLETYIKPAPDKHRTQRLFRRGASKALCSPPVCATLPPALGGELEQEGAAERWEEGECVRRCGALNLTLATQACSRRHHIAIKTVRIPEIGDLRTLVEDPRLNLKVIQLVRDPRGILSSRIDTFPESFRAWKIWRNSGRRPYNLDASHLSATCEDFVNSVGTGLGRPSWLKGRYMLVRYEDLAREPEKKTEEIYRFLGVMMDSNVQRWILNNTRGAGASGNHKYATVRDSAATAEGWRFKLGYDMVELVQNLCNLTLAQLGYRMVNSPEELRNMSVSLAEDKTFLPFL; this is translated from the coding sequence ATGACCGGACACAAGTCTACGGCCATGGAGTGCTCCTGGAAAGCGGTGCTCTTGCTGGTCGTGGCCTCGCTGGCCATTCAATATACAGCCATCCGGACATTCATCGCTAAACCATTCACCATCTGCCGCGTCCCCAAGCACACAGGCTGTGGTCCAAGTCTAGCCGCTTCCTGtgacccccaaccccagcctGTCACCCACATCTTAATCCTGGCCACCACTCGCAGCGGCTCTTCCTTCATCGGGCAGCTGCTCAACCAGCACTCGGACATTTTCTACCTGTTTGAGCCGCTCTACCACGTGCAGACCACGCTCATCAACACCAGCCTGAGGAGCCGGCACCCATCCTCGCCAGCTGCCGATGGCCGGCGCCTGCTGCTGGGTGCATACCGCGACCTGCTTCGGagcctcttcaactgccagctacACGACCTGGAGACCTACATCAAACCGGCCCCAGACAAGCACCGAACCCAGCGGCTCTTCCGCCGAGGGGCCAGCAAAGCGCTGTGCTCGCCACCCGTCTGTGCCACTTTGCCGCCTGCCCTGGGAGGGGAGCTAGAGCAGGAGGGGGCGGCGGAGCGCTGGGAGGAAGGTGAGTGCGTCCGGAGGTGCGGCGCCCTCAACCTGACCCTGGCCACCCAGGCCTGCAGCCGGCGGCACCACATCGCCATAAAGACGGTGAGAATCCCCGAGATTGGCGACCTCCGCACTCTGGTGGAAGATCCCCGGCTCAACCTCAAAGTCATCCAGCTGGTGAGGGACCCCCGCGGCATCCTGTCCTCGCGCATTGACACCTTCCCCGAGAGCTTCCGTGCCTGGAAGATCTGGCGCAACAGCGGGCGCAGACCCTACAACCTGGACGCTTCCCACCTCAGTGCCACCTGCGAGGACTTTGTCAACTCAGTGGGTACCGGGCTGGGGCGCCCCAGCTGGCTGAAGGGCAGGTACATGCTGGTCCGCTATGAGGACCTCGCCAGGGAGCCCGAGAAGAAAACGGAAGAGATCTACCGGTTCCTGGGAGTCATGATGGACAGCAATGTGCAGCGATGGATCCTCAACAATACCCGAGGGGCCGGAGCCTCAGGCAACCACAAGTACGCCACAGTGCGGGACTCAGCCGCCACGGCCGAGGGCTGGAGGTTCAAACTTGGCTACGACATGGTTGAGTTGGTGCAGAACCTTTGCAACTTGACACTGGCCCAGCTAGGTTACAGAATGGTCAATTCGCCCGAGGAGCTTAGAAACATGTCTGTAAGTCTAGCCGAAGACAAGACCTTTCTACCTTTTTTGTAA